In one window of Clostridia bacterium DNA:
- a CDS encoding CinA family protein, producing the protein MLASGKLEEEIGQRLREKGLTLAAAESATGGLISALITSVPGSSDYFRGGVVAYSNEVKRKLLGVNQETLDNYGAVSPQTAAEMAEGVRLALGADIGISDTGIAGPTGGNSDKPVGLFYVGVAGEEGVEVRKHVFSEDRNHNRQQAAQATLALLVDFLSSLDDDNG; encoded by the coding sequence ATATTGGCAAGCGGCAAGCTAGAAGAGGAAATTGGCCAGCGCCTGCGGGAGAAAGGGCTGACTTTGGCGGCAGCTGAGTCGGCTACGGGCGGGTTGATATCTGCCCTTATCACTTCCGTTCCTGGAAGCTCCGACTATTTCCGTGGTGGGGTGGTTGCCTACAGCAATGAGGTTAAGCGCAAGCTTTTAGGAGTCAATCAAGAGACCCTTGACAACTACGGAGCGGTGAGCCCGCAGACGGCGGCAGAAATGGCAGAAGGAGTAAGGTTGGCCTTGGGGGCAGACATAGGTATCTCGGATACGGGAATTGCCGGTCCAACCGGGGGCAATTCCGACAAACCGGTAGGGCTGTTTTATGTGGGAGTAGCCGGCGAGGAGGGGGTGGAAGTGAGGAAGCACGTGTTTTCCGAAGATCGCAATCATAATCGCCAGCAGGCGGCTCAAGCTACCTTGGCCTTATTGGTTGATTTCCTGAGTAGCCTGGATGATGACAATGGTTAG
- a CDS encoding Rne/Rng family ribonuclease, producing the protein MSQIILVQVEEEETAVAVLENGKLVEIYFERPLHERMVGNIYKGRVENVLPGMQAAFVDIGLEKNAFLYVEDILPAAVADWELPGEKISSRPISELLRPGQGILVQISKEPIGTKGARATTHISLPGRYVVLMPTVDYVGVSRRISSEGERDRLRAMAKEIKPKGMGLIVRTAAEGASEEELVQDIKELTKVWRGIERRSRRQRGPALVHRELDLLERILRDLFSDQVEALVTNSRDAYERATEIMDRLDSRLRERIKLREGQDLFAHWEVPSQIDQALRRKVWLKCGGYIVIDQAEALTSIDVNTGKYVGGRNLEDTVVKTNLEAAAEIARQLRLRNIGGIIIIDFIDMEDPAHQEQVLKALEEELRKDKTRATVLGMTRLGLVEVTRKKARGALESVLLTECPYCGGRGKVLSQETVGLAVRKEILYRAEITEAPGLIVRANPAVAAQLIGSGGVSVRLLEQRTGKTIIIKGEEHRHMENFVVQEVFDAEELGQGRDRSTAATSG; encoded by the coding sequence ATGTCTCAGATTATTTTGGTACAGGTAGAAGAGGAAGAGACCGCGGTAGCGGTCCTGGAGAACGGTAAACTGGTGGAAATCTATTTTGAGCGGCCCCTGCATGAGCGGATGGTTGGTAATATTTATAAAGGGCGAGTGGAAAATGTGCTCCCAGGCATGCAGGCAGCCTTCGTCGATATCGGCTTAGAGAAAAATGCCTTCCTGTATGTGGAGGATATCCTACCGGCGGCAGTGGCTGATTGGGAATTGCCGGGAGAAAAGATTAGCTCTCGACCTATCAGCGAGCTTTTGCGGCCCGGGCAGGGGATATTGGTGCAGATCTCCAAAGAGCCCATCGGTACCAAAGGAGCTCGGGCTACTACCCATATCTCTCTGCCAGGCCGGTATGTGGTGCTGATGCCTACCGTGGATTATGTGGGTGTGTCCCGGCGGATTAGTAGCGAAGGGGAGAGGGATCGCCTCCGAGCCATGGCTAAGGAGATCAAGCCCAAGGGCATGGGGTTGATTGTGCGAACGGCAGCTGAAGGGGCTTCGGAGGAAGAGCTGGTCCAGGACATTAAGGAGCTGACAAAAGTATGGCGAGGTATCGAACGGCGCAGCCGGCGCCAGCGGGGGCCGGCGCTGGTGCACCGCGAGCTGGATCTCTTAGAGCGTATACTCCGGGATCTCTTTTCTGACCAGGTGGAGGCGCTGGTGACCAACTCTCGTGATGCTTACGAGCGGGCAACGGAAATTATGGATAGGCTAGACAGCCGGCTGCGAGAGCGAATCAAGCTGCGGGAAGGCCAGGACCTATTTGCTCACTGGGAAGTGCCATCGCAAATCGATCAAGCTTTGCGCCGTAAAGTCTGGCTCAAATGCGGCGGTTACATCGTAATCGACCAGGCGGAGGCGCTCACTTCCATCGATGTCAATACCGGCAAGTATGTAGGTGGCAGAAATCTGGAGGATACGGTGGTCAAGACCAATCTTGAGGCGGCGGCCGAAATAGCCCGCCAGCTAAGGCTCCGCAATATCGGCGGGATCATTATCATCGATTTCATCGATATGGAGGATCCTGCCCATCAGGAGCAGGTGCTCAAAGCCCTGGAGGAGGAGCTCCGCAAGGACAAGACCAGGGCTACCGTGCTGGGCATGACTAGGCTGGGCTTGGTGGAAGTGACCAGGAAGAAGGCCCGGGGCGCCTTGGAGAGCGTGCTCCTGACCGAATGCCCTTATTGCGGGGGCCGGGGGAAAGTACTTTCCCAGGAGACGGTGGGCTTGGCGGTACGCAAGGAGATCCTTTACCGGGCAGAGATCACCGAGGCTCCTGGCCTGATCGTCAGGGCCAACCCGGCGGTGGCGGCCCAGCTCATTGGCTCCGGAGGCGTCAGTGTTCGGCTTCTGGAGCAGCGGACGGGAAAGACAATTATCATCAAGGGAGAAGAGCACCGCCACATGGAGAACTTTGTGGTCCAGGAGGTATTTGATGCTGAGGAGCTAGGCCAGGGGCGAGATCGGTCGACGGCCGCCACTTCCGGGTAA
- the rodA gene encoding rod shape-determining protein RodA, which produces MAFDRKLVKHIDWGIVLSVSAILGISLAVLWSASRGMVPGDPFYYVKRQATWMLLGGAGLIVLLFIDYGLLAHASRYLYMLNVAILILVLLVGTKAHGTKGWINMGPFLFQPSEFSKVLTILTFSSFLSTREGHIHTWKDLLSCFAYVAPPVLLVLLQPDMGTALVFGAIVVGMLFIAGANPAMLCTIAGGAIGCLVLALVAHFRWGLPLPLEEYQIMRLVVFIDPYADGQGGQGAGYNIIQSLVAIGSGAFWGRGLGQGTQAHLNFLPEHHTDFIFSVVGEELGFVGAAGILALYFYFLYRSLRIAYEAKDNYGTLVACGIVSMIAFHLLVNVGMTIGIMPITGIPLPLFSYGGSAMISNLVAVGLIINIGMRRHKILF; this is translated from the coding sequence ATGGCCTTTGATCGCAAGCTGGTCAAGCACATCGACTGGGGGATTGTTCTTAGCGTAAGCGCCATCTTAGGGATAAGCCTGGCAGTGCTTTGGAGCGCTTCTAGAGGCATGGTGCCGGGCGATCCCTTTTATTATGTGAAGCGGCAAGCTACTTGGATGCTTCTTGGCGGAGCCGGCCTGATTGTGCTCCTATTCATAGATTATGGGCTATTGGCCCACGCTAGCCGCTACCTGTATATGCTAAACGTGGCCATCCTGATTTTGGTCTTGTTGGTGGGGACCAAGGCTCACGGGACTAAGGGTTGGATCAACATGGGGCCCTTCCTGTTCCAACCCTCCGAGTTTTCCAAGGTGCTTACCATCTTGACTTTTTCTAGTTTCCTTAGCACGCGGGAAGGGCATATCCATACTTGGAAGGATCTCCTAAGTTGTTTTGCTTATGTAGCTCCGCCGGTACTGCTGGTGCTGCTCCAACCTGACATGGGCACGGCTTTAGTATTTGGGGCCATTGTGGTGGGGATGTTGTTTATAGCTGGGGCCAATCCTGCCATGCTCTGTACCATCGCCGGGGGCGCTATCGGCTGCTTGGTCTTGGCCCTGGTAGCCCACTTCCGTTGGGGGTTGCCCCTGCCTTTAGAAGAATACCAGATCATGCGCCTGGTGGTTTTCATCGATCCTTACGCCGATGGTCAGGGCGGCCAAGGGGCCGGATACAATATTATTCAGTCGCTGGTGGCCATTGGATCAGGAGCCTTTTGGGGGCGGGGCCTCGGCCAGGGTACCCAAGCCCACCTCAACTTTTTGCCCGAGCACCATACTGACTTCATCTTTTCGGTGGTGGGGGAGGAGCTGGGCTTCGTTGGCGCTGCCGGGATTCTTGCCCTCTATTTCTACTTCCTCTATCGCAGCCTCAGGATTGCTTACGAAGCCAAGGACAATTACGGCACCTTAGTTGCTTGCGGGATAGTATCCATGATTGCCTTCCATCTGCTGGTCAACGTGGGCATGACCATCGGTATCATGCCCATTACTGGCATTCCTCTGCCTTTGTTTAGCTATGGTGGTAGCGCCATGATCAGCAACTTGGTGGCCGTAGGCCTTATCATCAATATCGGCATGCGCCGCCATAAGATCCTTTTTTAG
- a CDS encoding TIGR03960 family B12-binding radical SAM protein, whose product MGGLDPKRIREEILPRVRKPSRYLGNEWNVIVKPWNTVSVRMVFAFPDLYEVGMSHLGLQILYGLVNSYPDLLMERTFMPAPDMEEELKKNGLPLFSWESYRPLADFDVIGFTLQYEMTYTNILRMLALAGIPWRSAHRSDQHPLVIAGGPVATNPEPLADFIDCFLIGDGEELLPQFLRRVAELKDSNRQEQLIQLAQIPGVYVPSLYQAEFQENGHMVGLKPRLSGLPFPIVRRVLTNFDQAYFPTRPIVPFMEVVHDRIMLEVMRGCTRGCRFCQAGMIYRPVRERGLKTLLDQAKQLVESTGHREISLASLSTADYSCVGPLVASLIAAYRKQGVGVSLPSLRADAFSVELAKQIQKVRKTTLTFAPEAGTQRLRDVINKGVTEKDLLEAVGAAFSAGWMGVKLYFMIGLPTETVEDLDGIADLARQVVRVGEKIVRPKGRLEVTVSASSFVPKPHTPFQWEPQDRLEELKRKQSHLRRALKGCHLKFHWHDPELSTLEAVFSRGDRRLGSVLEEAVSRGAKLDSWSEYFSFDTWRQAFTATGIDPQDYAYRRYSYDEVLPWDHIDVGVSKQFLAREHQRAMAGVTTKDCRRDQCSGCAVCQHLGVDLELEQEQGEGESGLGPSAAGVR is encoded by the coding sequence ATGGGAGGCCTCGATCCAAAGCGCATCCGAGAAGAGATTCTACCTCGGGTGAGAAAGCCCAGCCGATATCTGGGTAACGAGTGGAACGTTATAGTTAAGCCCTGGAATACCGTAAGCGTGCGCATGGTTTTTGCTTTTCCCGACCTTTACGAAGTAGGGATGTCCCACTTAGGGCTGCAGATCCTTTATGGGCTGGTCAATTCTTATCCCGACCTGCTCATGGAGCGGACCTTTATGCCAGCACCGGACATGGAGGAGGAGCTCAAGAAAAACGGGCTCCCTCTTTTTAGCTGGGAATCCTATCGGCCCTTGGCCGATTTTGACGTGATTGGATTTACCCTACAATACGAAATGACCTACACCAACATCCTGCGCATGCTTGCCCTGGCAGGCATTCCCTGGCGCAGCGCCCACCGCAGCGATCAGCATCCCCTGGTAATTGCGGGAGGGCCGGTGGCCACCAACCCTGAGCCGTTAGCGGATTTTATTGATTGCTTTCTCATCGGCGATGGCGAGGAGCTACTTCCCCAGTTCTTGCGCCGGGTGGCTGAGCTCAAGGACAGCAATCGCCAGGAACAGCTGATCCAGCTGGCCCAGATTCCTGGGGTTTACGTGCCTTCCCTGTACCAGGCCGAGTTTCAAGAAAATGGCCATATGGTCGGCCTTAAGCCCCGGCTATCTGGCCTCCCTTTTCCCATCGTCCGCCGGGTGCTGACCAACTTCGACCAAGCTTACTTCCCTACTCGACCTATCGTTCCCTTTATGGAAGTGGTTCACGACCGCATCATGCTGGAAGTAATGCGCGGTTGCACCCGCGGTTGTCGGTTTTGCCAGGCGGGGATGATCTACCGGCCAGTCCGGGAGCGAGGATTGAAAACCCTGCTTGATCAGGCCAAGCAGCTGGTTGAAAGCACCGGGCACCGGGAAATATCCTTGGCTTCCCTTAGTACCGCCGATTATAGCTGCGTGGGTCCGCTGGTGGCAAGCTTGATAGCTGCCTACCGCAAGCAAGGGGTGGGGGTTTCCTTGCCCTCGCTGAGGGCGGATGCTTTTAGCGTGGAGCTAGCCAAACAAATTCAAAAGGTACGTAAAACCACGCTTACCTTTGCGCCGGAGGCTGGTACCCAGCGGTTGCGAGACGTTATTAACAAGGGCGTGACCGAAAAGGATCTGCTGGAGGCGGTGGGTGCGGCTTTTTCCGCCGGGTGGATGGGGGTTAAACTCTATTTTATGATTGGTTTACCCACCGAGACGGTGGAGGATCTGGACGGCATCGCCGATCTCGCCCGCCAAGTGGTAAGAGTAGGAGAGAAAATAGTGCGGCCCAAGGGGCGGTTGGAAGTAACGGTTAGTGCCTCCTCTTTTGTTCCCAAGCCCCATACGCCTTTCCAGTGGGAGCCACAGGACCGGCTGGAGGAATTGAAAAGAAAACAATCTCATCTGCGAAGGGCCCTTAAGGGGTGCCACCTCAAGTTCCATTGGCACGATCCAGAGCTCAGTACCCTAGAGGCGGTATTTTCCCGCGGTGACCGGCGGTTAGGTTCGGTGCTGGAGGAGGCAGTTAGCCGAGGCGCCAAGCTGGATAGCTGGTCAGAATATTTCTCCTTTGATACTTGGAGGCAGGCATTTACGGCAACGGGGATAGACCCCCAGGATTATGCCTACCGTCGCTACAGTTACGATGAGGTGCTGCCTTGGGACCATATTGATGTAGGCGTTAGCAAGCAGTTCCTTGCTCGTGAGCACCAGCGGGCCATGGCAGGGGTAACCACCAAGGATTGCCGGCGGGATCAGTGCAGCGGCTGCGCAGTTTGTCAGCATTTGGGAGTGGACTTGGAGCTTGAGCAAGAACAAGGGGAAGGGGAGAGTGGACTTGGTCCGTCTGCGGCTGGTGTTCGCTAA
- the mrdA gene encoding penicillin-binding protein 2, translating into MADEKRIQKKVRVYRLVVVLVFVVLIGRLFFLQVVEANQYQARAAQNSTRKLTILARRGDIFDRNGQVLATTRPVFAITFDAQGVKDVPGVAKKLASLIGRPDLDAKAIEEKVKTHQPPYEPAEILQLQEDDPDTWAIVSRIAENQQDLPGVDIQEEPLRYYPNGPLAGHVLGQVGAISPQELDQFRQYGYGMNDQIGKAGLERVYELWFQGDQNIGLKGKDGFRLIEVNNQNRKVRELPVGVDPVPGNNLVLTLDAKVQQVMEKSLKETIAQAHQRNPKAKAGSAVLIDVRTGAILAMASEPEVNPNDFVTGLKPDKLAYYNDEKLQPQLNRAIRAAYPPGSTFKMITGMAALESGKVTPSSTVTCTGGYWVKGGIKCWGVHGVVDLIKAYAKSCNTYFQWAGERAGIDLISKIAKEFGLGENSGATDWQGERQGTRPSRQWKYDLYAASINRKYDNLRRQLDQKYDKLLAEAKTQAEKDKLNAQKQRDKDNLEAWYKIDFDFYTQWQPYDTYNTSIGQGANEYTPLQLANYVATLANGGNRWKPYLVQRIVSPDGKVLQEFKPQLIQKVSVSPTSMALVRQGMRAVCEPGGTAYSAFKDFPPQFAVAGKTGTAQTGLPTDDKKKDFHGVFVGFAPYDNPQVAIAVYIEYGESGSASAVKVAREVLRSYFGLDKQNLANS; encoded by the coding sequence ATGGCTGACGAGAAGCGCATTCAGAAGAAAGTCCGTGTTTACCGGCTGGTAGTTGTCCTGGTGTTCGTAGTCCTTATTGGCCGGCTATTTTTCCTTCAGGTGGTTGAGGCCAACCAATATCAAGCTCGGGCGGCTCAGAATAGCACCCGCAAGTTGACCATCCTGGCCCGGCGCGGGGACATCTTCGACCGCAATGGGCAGGTTTTGGCTACCACCCGGCCAGTATTTGCCATTACCTTTGATGCCCAAGGGGTAAAGGATGTACCTGGCGTGGCCAAGAAGTTAGCTTCCTTGATTGGGCGGCCTGACTTGGATGCCAAGGCCATTGAAGAAAAGGTCAAGACCCACCAGCCTCCTTACGAGCCAGCAGAAATATTGCAGCTGCAAGAGGACGACCCCGATACTTGGGCCATCGTCAGCCGCATTGCTGAGAATCAGCAGGATCTTCCCGGCGTAGATATCCAGGAGGAGCCGCTCCGCTATTACCCTAACGGTCCTTTAGCTGGGCACGTGCTAGGGCAGGTGGGAGCCATTAGCCCCCAGGAGCTGGACCAATTCCGGCAGTACGGCTATGGGATGAACGACCAGATCGGAAAAGCGGGTTTGGAACGGGTCTACGAGCTATGGTTTCAGGGGGATCAAAACATTGGCCTCAAGGGCAAGGATGGTTTTCGCTTGATTGAGGTCAACAACCAAAACCGGAAAGTACGGGAACTGCCGGTGGGAGTCGATCCGGTTCCGGGCAACAACTTGGTCCTTACCTTGGATGCTAAGGTGCAGCAGGTAATGGAAAAATCCTTAAAGGAAACGATTGCCCAGGCCCATCAGCGGAATCCCAAGGCTAAGGCTGGCTCGGCCGTGCTTATTGACGTCCGCACTGGGGCCATCCTGGCTATGGCCAGTGAGCCTGAGGTAAATCCCAACGATTTTGTTACCGGCCTAAAGCCAGACAAGCTGGCCTATTATAATGATGAAAAGCTGCAGCCCCAGCTTAACCGGGCCATTCGGGCTGCCTACCCGCCTGGCTCGACCTTCAAGATGATCACCGGAATGGCCGCTTTGGAGAGCGGCAAGGTGACGCCTAGTTCGACTGTTACTTGCACCGGCGGCTACTGGGTCAAAGGTGGCATCAAGTGCTGGGGCGTGCATGGAGTAGTAGACCTTATCAAGGCTTACGCCAAGTCTTGTAATACTTACTTCCAGTGGGCTGGGGAACGGGCCGGCATCGATCTTATCTCTAAAATCGCTAAAGAGTTTGGTTTGGGAGAGAATAGCGGGGCCACCGATTGGCAGGGGGAGCGGCAAGGAACCAGACCTTCCCGCCAATGGAAGTACGACCTCTATGCCGCTTCCATCAACCGCAAATATGATAACCTCCGCCGGCAGCTGGACCAGAAGTATGACAAGCTTCTAGCTGAGGCCAAGACCCAAGCCGAGAAAGACAAACTCAATGCCCAGAAGCAGCGGGACAAGGACAATCTGGAAGCCTGGTACAAAATCGACTTCGACTTCTACACCCAGTGGCAACCATATGACACCTACAATACTTCCATCGGCCAAGGGGCCAACGAATACACGCCCTTACAGTTGGCCAACTACGTTGCTACCTTGGCCAACGGGGGAAATCGCTGGAAGCCTTATCTGGTACAGCGGATTGTCAGCCCCGATGGCAAGGTGCTGCAAGAGTTTAAACCGCAGCTAATCCAGAAGGTGTCGGTTAGCCCCACCAGCATGGCCTTGGTGCGGCAGGGAATGCGGGCCGTCTGCGAGCCGGGAGGGACCGCTTATTCTGCCTTTAAGGATTTTCCGCCCCAATTTGCGGTAGCCGGCAAGACTGGTACTGCTCAAACCGGCCTACCTACTGACGACAAGAAAAAGGATTTCCACGGGGTTTTTGTTGGTTTTGCGCCTTACGACAATCCCCAGGTAGCCATCGCGGTATACATCGAATATGGGGAGAGCGGATCGGCTTCGGCAGTGAAGGTAGCTCGGGAGGTGCTGCGCAGCTATTTTGGACTCGACAAGCAAAACCTTGCCAATTCATAG
- a CDS encoding M23 family metallopeptidase → MAEFRPRPQPAPRRGVAVSLNLAPLIRKSLACLAIFIAFYYFWQLGFQDLNPAKERVAYFLSAPESDLSRRAIDTLRSGFWLDPFDRATAEHAQPANGSPTLTIPVSGQIRVGFGWQSSPVNGSRYFHPGIDIAAAGGTPVKACLGGKVTAITGSGGMAPGTGRTVELTHPGSLVSYYANLGEVLVSVGQEVKQGEVIGKVAGTDKSGVYFHFELRDATGAIDPLSRLAWPAQM, encoded by the coding sequence ATGGCGGAGTTTAGGCCCCGACCTCAACCTGCGCCCCGCCGCGGCGTCGCCGTTAGTCTAAACTTGGCTCCGTTGATCCGCAAATCGCTAGCCTGCCTGGCTATCTTTATTGCTTTTTACTACTTTTGGCAGCTCGGTTTTCAGGACTTAAATCCAGCTAAGGAGAGGGTGGCCTATTTTCTATCCGCGCCCGAGTCTGACTTATCTCGGCGGGCAATTGACACCTTACGCTCCGGGTTTTGGCTTGACCCCTTCGACCGGGCTACGGCTGAGCACGCCCAGCCGGCCAACGGCAGCCCCACCCTTACCATTCCGGTTTCCGGGCAAATCCGGGTGGGGTTTGGCTGGCAATCATCTCCAGTAAATGGCAGCCGCTACTTTCACCCCGGGATTGATATTGCTGCTGCTGGAGGAACACCGGTAAAGGCCTGTTTGGGCGGAAAGGTAACCGCCATCACTGGCTCGGGGGGAATGGCCCCGGGAACCGGGCGGACGGTAGAGCTGACGCATCCGGGCTCCCTAGTCAGCTATTACGCCAATTTGGGGGAAGTGTTGGTCTCTGTAGGGCAAGAAGTCAAACAAGGGGAAGTGATCGGCAAGGTAGCCGGAACCGATAAAAGTGGCGTCTATTTTCATTTTGAGCTGCGCGATGCCACTGGTGCCATTGACCCACTTTCGCGCTTGGCGTGGCCTGCCCAGATGTAG
- a CDS encoding DUF2344 domain-containing protein translates to MDLVRLRLVFAKQGPAALLSHLELLTAWERALRRARVPLAFTKGFNPHPQMVFALPLAVGVASRREYLDVELERPVDLSELKVRISRQLPEGLELLDAAWVGEGEPSLMASVKAASYHVEVELTSPSAGKLEAELGEAMRQLEAAGKTDSLPGQVYQITGQVQERILRLQMTVQAGSQGNVKPEQVVQALVQRLGVGFRPESLRVERQQVIIRP, encoded by the coding sequence GTGGACTTGGTCCGTCTGCGGCTGGTGTTCGCTAAACAGGGGCCGGCAGCCCTGCTGTCGCATTTGGAATTGCTTACGGCTTGGGAACGGGCGCTGCGGCGGGCCAGGGTGCCACTAGCTTTTACCAAGGGGTTTAATCCTCACCCGCAGATGGTTTTTGCTCTACCTCTGGCGGTGGGGGTAGCTAGTCGGCGCGAGTACTTGGATGTGGAGCTTGAACGACCGGTAGACTTATCAGAACTGAAGGTGAGAATATCCCGCCAGCTACCCGAAGGGCTGGAGCTATTGGACGCCGCTTGGGTTGGCGAGGGGGAGCCTTCGCTGATGGCCTCGGTCAAAGCGGCTAGCTACCACGTGGAGGTAGAGCTCACCTCGCCGTCTGCTGGTAAATTGGAGGCTGAGCTGGGGGAGGCTATGCGCCAGTTGGAGGCAGCTGGCAAAACTGACTCCCTTCCTGGGCAGGTCTACCAAATTACTGGTCAAGTCCAGGAGCGAATCTTGCGGCTACAGATGACAGTCCAAGCCGGATCACAGGGGAATGTGAAGCCGGAGCAAGTGGTGCAGGCTTTAGTCCAGCGGTTGGGTGTAGGCTTTCGCCCGGAATCCCTGCGAGTGGAGCGGCAACAGGTGATTATTCGGCCTTAG
- the minC gene encoding septum site-determining protein MinC, which translates to MFEGPEVFDGGADEDDIPDDFTLLVHRTIRSGQSIYYPGNVVILGDVNPGSEVVAGGSIIVLGSCRGMAHAGANGNWRATVTAFRLQPIQLRIAHYVSRAPDDEEKGVGGGGPETARVVNGQVVIEPYGDGISRSFKLGYEQPKD; encoded by the coding sequence ATTTTTGAAGGACCTGAGGTTTTCGACGGTGGTGCAGATGAGGACGATATCCCCGACGATTTTACCTTGTTGGTCCACCGCACCATCCGTTCTGGCCAGAGCATTTACTACCCAGGCAACGTAGTAATTTTGGGCGATGTCAACCCTGGGTCGGAAGTAGTGGCGGGTGGGAGCATCATCGTCTTGGGTTCGTGCCGGGGCATGGCTCACGCTGGGGCCAATGGCAATTGGCGGGCCACGGTAACCGCCTTTCGGCTCCAACCCATTCAGCTACGAATTGCTCACTACGTCAGCCGGGCTCCCGATGATGAAGAAAAGGGTGTTGGTGGCGGCGGGCCAGAGACGGCGCGAGTAGTCAACGGCCAGGTGGTAATTGAACCTTACGGGGATGGCATCAGCCGGAGCTTCAAGTTGGGTTACGAGCAGCCAAAAGACTAG
- the minE gene encoding cell division topological specificity factor MinE yields MWEFLQRLLGRETTSSKQIAKERLRLVLLHDRTDLSPHVLECLKEDLINVISNYMEIDKSGLEVSFNTADHSVALVASIPVVRLKPDYPRSPVAATPGN; encoded by the coding sequence GTGTGGGAGTTCTTACAGCGGCTGTTGGGCAGGGAGACCACGTCCAGCAAGCAGATAGCCAAGGAAAGGCTTCGCCTGGTCCTGCTGCATGACCGTACCGATCTATCTCCGCACGTGCTGGAGTGCCTCAAGGAAGACCTGATCAACGTAATCTCCAACTATATGGAAATTGATAAGTCTGGCCTGGAGGTAAGCTTTAATACCGCTGACCACAGTGTGGCCCTGGTGGCCAGTATCCCGGTGGTGCGCCTGAAACCGGACTACCCGCGCTCCCCAGTGGCAGCAACTCCTGGAAACTGA
- the minD gene encoding septum site-determining protein MinD: MGEVIVITSGKGGVGKTTTVANIGTALAMEGRKVVLVDTDIGLRNLDVVMGLENRIVYDIVDVVHGHCRLKQALVKDKRFENLFLLPAAQTKDKTAVNPEQMKELSENLREEFDFVLVDCPAGIEQGFRNAIAGAQHAVVVTTPEVSAVRDADRIVGLLEAADLRDPKLIINRIRPSMVKHGDMMDIDDIIDILAIELLGIVPEDEYIIVSTNRGEPAVLDRSSRAGQAYRNIAARINGEDVPLMVLEEHTGFMSRLRRLIGIS, translated from the coding sequence ATGGGCGAAGTGATAGTCATCACCTCTGGGAAGGGGGGTGTCGGCAAGACTACCACCGTTGCCAATATCGGGACTGCCTTGGCCATGGAGGGGCGCAAGGTAGTGTTGGTGGACACTGACATTGGCTTGCGCAACCTGGACGTGGTCATGGGGTTAGAAAACCGAATTGTATACGATATTGTGGATGTGGTGCATGGTCATTGCCGACTGAAACAGGCATTAGTAAAGGATAAGCGCTTCGAAAACCTTTTTCTCCTCCCCGCAGCTCAAACCAAGGACAAGACCGCAGTTAACCCAGAACAGATGAAGGAGTTGTCGGAAAACCTTCGGGAAGAATTTGATTTTGTCTTGGTTGATTGCCCGGCAGGTATCGAGCAAGGTTTCCGCAACGCTATCGCGGGGGCTCAACATGCGGTAGTTGTGACTACCCCGGAAGTGTCGGCGGTGCGAGATGCTGACCGGATCGTTGGACTTTTGGAGGCAGCTGATCTGCGAGATCCCAAATTGATCATCAACCGGATACGCCCCAGCATGGTAAAGCACGGGGATATGATGGATATCGATGACATCATCGATATCTTGGCGATTGAACTGCTGGGCATAGTTCCCGAGGATGAGTACATAATAGTATCTACTAACCGGGGCGAGCCAGCAGTGCTGGATCGATCATCGCGGGCGGGCCAAGCCTATCGCAACATTGCGGCTAGGATCAATGGCGAGGATGTACCCCTCATGGTTTTGGAAGAGCACACAGGGTTTATGTCGCGGCTGAGACGGCTAATAGGGATAAGCTAA
- the mreD gene encoding rod shape-determining protein MreD — MQLIFWLGLWLIAMVLQSTVLSGIAQNGIKPDLLVVLIAVVGLIWGWRPAVGLGALYGLLEDLLVGKFFGLNTAAKLVCGLAAGLSEKGIYKENMWAPVVVVFLASLAHDLVFVGLGMVAGLSTASLAYSFMRVTVISGLINSLLALFIYGPLHTSSRKGFLRRGIWG; from the coding sequence GTGCAGTTGATCTTTTGGCTAGGGCTATGGCTGATCGCCATGGTGCTCCAGTCTACGGTTCTTTCCGGCATTGCCCAAAACGGCATTAAGCCCGACCTGTTGGTAGTACTAATAGCAGTGGTGGGCCTGATCTGGGGTTGGCGCCCAGCCGTGGGGCTAGGGGCGCTATACGGCCTTTTGGAAGACCTCTTGGTGGGCAAGTTCTTCGGACTGAATACAGCTGCCAAGCTGGTCTGCGGGTTGGCCGCTGGCCTTAGCGAAAAGGGTATTTATAAGGAAAATATGTGGGCGCCGGTGGTGGTGGTATTCTTGGCTTCTTTGGCCCATGACCTGGTATTTGTAGGTTTGGGGATGGTAGCCGGCCTATCCACCGCCAGCCTAGCTTATAGTTTCATGCGGGTAACGGTAATATCGGGCTTGATCAACAGCTTGCTGGCCTTGTTTATTTATGGGCCGCTGCATACTTCGTCACGCAAAGGTTTCCTACGCCGTGGTATCTGGGGTTAG